In one Cygnus atratus isolate AKBS03 ecotype Queensland, Australia chromosome 14, CAtr_DNAZoo_HiC_assembly, whole genome shotgun sequence genomic region, the following are encoded:
- the SPARC gene encoding SPARC, protein MRAWIFFLLCLAGKALAAPQEALPDETEVIEDPTTEEPVGANPVQVEVGEFEEPTEDVEEIVAENPCQNHHCKHGKVCEVDDNNSPMCVCQDPSSCPATSGVFEKVCGTDNKTYDSSCHFFATKCTLEGTKKGHKLHLDYIGPCKFIPACLDTELTEFPLRMRDWLKNVLITLYERDEDNNLLTEKQKLKVKKIHENEKRLEAGDHTVELLARDFEKNYNMYIFPVHWQFGQLDQHPIDGYLSHTELAPLRAPLIPMEHCTTRFFEACDLDNDKYIALEEWASCFGIKEQDIDKDLVI, encoded by the exons ATGAGAGCctggattttcttccttctctgcctggCAGGCAAAGCCCTGGCAGCTCCG CAGGAGGCCCTGCCCGATGAGACAGAGGTCATCGAGGACCCCACCACAGAG GAGCCTGTGGGGGCAAACCCCGTCCAGGTGGAGGTGGGGGAGTTTGAGGAACCCACAGAGGATGTAGAGGAGATCGTCGCAGAGA aCCCCTGCCAGAACCACCACTGCAAGCACGGCAAGGTGTGCGAGGTGGACGACAACAACTCGCCCATGTGCGTGTGCCAGGACCCCTCCAGCTGCCCGGCCACCTCTGGAGTCTTCGAGAAG GTCTGCGGCACCGACAACAAGACCTACGACTCCTCCTGCCATTTCTTTGCCACCAAGTGCACCCTGGAGGGAACCAAGAAGGGACACAAGCTGCACCTGGACTACATCGGGCCTTGCAAAT TCATCCCCGCCTGCCTGGACACGGAGCTGACCGAGTTCCCCCTGCGCATGCGGGACTGGCTGAAGAACGTGCTGATCACCCTGTACGAGCGCGACGAGGACAACAACCTGCTGACCGAGAAGCAGAAGCTCAAG GTGAAGAAGATCCACGAGAACGAGAAGCGCCTGGAGGCCGGCGACCACACCGTGGAGCTGCTGGCCCGCGACTTCGAGAAGAACTACAACATGTACATCTTCCCCGTGCACTGGCAGTTCGGGCAGCTGGACCAGCACCCCATTGACGG GTACCTGTCCCACACCGAGCTGGCCCCGCTGCGCGCCCCCCTCATCCCCATGGAGCACTGCACCACCCGCTTCTTCGAGGCCTGCGACCTGGACAACGACAAGTACATCGCCCTGGAGGAGTGGGCCAGCTGCTTCGGCATTAAGGAGC aGGACATAGACAAGGATCTTGTGATCTAA